The genomic interval TAAGGGCGAAGGCGTCTGGTCGTGGCTCCACATTGAGGATGCGGCGATCGCAACTGTAGCGGCAGCAGAGCGAGGCAATCCCGGCATTTATTTGATTGCAGACGATCACCCGCTAGCAGTTCGCAATTGGCTGCCAGCCTTTGCTCGCTGGCTCGATGCACCCCCACCGCCGCAAGTTTCGGTTGCAGAAGCGCTGCAATACGCTGGAGCGGACGCGGTCTACTACGGTACCCAAATGCGGGGGATGTCCAACGCCAAAGCAAAGCGCGAACTCAATTTTCAGCCCCGATCGCTGGAATGGTTGATTGGCTCTGCTGTTGCTCATACTCACTAATTGAATGAATGGAGAATTCAGCACATGAAAGTGGCTCAATATGGCACCGCGATCGTATTTCTGCATGCAATCGTGCATGGATTACATGGCTTAGCCCATGTCCAAATTCCCGTCCCGCTCTCGTTGCTTCAGATCGTATTTATTGGCGGAGTGATTGTTCTTGCTCCCATCGTCGCAGCGGGTTTCCTGTGGACGAAACTCGATCGCATCGGTGATTGGCTCTTACTTGGCGCAATGGTTGGGGCGATCCTATTTGGTATCTACAACCATTTCATCGCAATCAGCCCCGATCATGTGTCGCAGGTTGCTTTGAATGGTTGGGGTTGGATCTTTCAAATCACAGCCATTCTGACCTTGATTGTCGATGGCTTGGGGGTTTGGCTAAGTTTATGGGCGTTGAAAGCCATGCCCCAGCCCGCAAGGGTTGCATGAGTTTCCTCTACCTTGAGCAGGCTCACGGCGCTGAATCTAGAAAACCGAGAGGTTTAAACATCTGGATTGCCCTGGGCGATCGCCTCTAGCTTTGCCCAATCTAATACCAGAATCCTGCCCCCTCGACTGTAGTGCACGATAGATTGAATTTGCTTGAACAGACGCGAACATTCCTCATAGGTAATGCCGATACTGCTCGCAATTTGGGAATAGGCGATTCGCGATCGTAACCAAATGCCCTGTTCCGTCACATCTGTACCCTCAGCGATCGCGGTTCGTTGAATCAGGTGTGCCAATCGCACGATCGCTCGCTCCGACGCCAATTCATGCACAATTTGATGAAGATTCTGAATCGTTTGAGTCAGGACAGCAATAATCTGCAAAGCAAACTCTGGGGTGTCCTGAATCATCTTTAGCAATGCCGCCCGCTCAAGGGTGAGAATCTGGCAATCTTGCTCTGCCACGATATCGGCAGAGGCTGAGAAATTTCCCACTAACACAGGAGGCG from Kovacikia minuta CCNUW1 carries:
- a CDS encoding Crp/Fnr family transcriptional regulator, whose translation is MQATIEKLQRILLLSGLEVEQLARLQAHARVQSYVRGAVILYEGEPLPDQLFTLLNGKLEIRKITAAGKETILRTIHAGELITPPVLVGNFSASADIVAEQDCQILTLERAALLKMIQDTPEFALQIIAVLTQTIQNLHQIVHELASERAIVRLAHLIQRTAIAEGTDVTEQGIWLRSRIAYSQIASSIGITYEECSRLFKQIQSIVHYSRGGRILVLDWAKLEAIAQGNPDV